A stretch of Geomonas oryzisoli DNA encodes these proteins:
- a CDS encoding ATP-binding protein yields the protein MKMTLEKRILLFSFLILFLTIFIGSGMDIMALRKDQVNALSLRSKGLAVALKSNIEKVINLGLELKDMTGVSEKCREIIEGNPDIAYCVVTELNGKVLFASDPRFMSMPIQESQKEEARLGEEPVYKRRITMTVEGATNSYYDNAVMVMSPYGKPLAQAHVGFSDQVVFDKMKGMVLKTLFLLAISLVTSFTLIMLFMKRYVMQPISMLLKGVKQISEGAFDTHIGEVQVYEFNELARNVNIMSQFLKNRDAEIKKNYQDMERTFDELQASYRKLEKLSTDLERSEELYKSLMEDASDAIVVIGSDECIRMVNKMAEEFFGYEAKELVGLPLTKMLLLLNISNIPKVHRIFREAAEGAHIAEEMQLSRKEGGAMVAMLHASSIKSGSETLVQAIFRDVTREREIILNLEKSSADLARLNRMKDSFLGLASHELKTPLTVIMGYSELITTDLADKVDKTVLEMVVNIANAAARLDNIIKDMVDVSMIDEKRLQLKVEDIQLNRLIEASVNELRFFFSMRKQEVVLNLDESLPTIRGDALRLMQLLSNILGNAIKFTPDGGRITVSSSAKYLLRGPSGTGEGREHHLFLEITVTDTGIGIDREDQLRVFDKFYEVGNIQEHSSGKVAFKAKGAGLGLSIAKGIVDMHGGEIWVESTGYNPDRFPGSTFHILLPVAPGLNEGSTDYSRLLR from the coding sequence ATGAAAATGACTCTGGAAAAACGCATCTTACTGTTCTCCTTCCTGATCCTGTTCCTCACCATCTTCATTGGTTCCGGTATGGACATAATGGCGTTGCGCAAGGACCAGGTGAACGCACTCAGCCTGCGTTCCAAGGGCCTCGCCGTCGCCCTTAAGTCCAACATCGAAAAGGTCATCAACCTCGGTCTGGAACTGAAGGACATGACCGGCGTGTCCGAGAAGTGCCGGGAGATCATCGAGGGGAACCCGGACATCGCCTACTGCGTGGTGACCGAGTTGAACGGCAAGGTGCTCTTCGCCAGCGATCCCCGCTTTATGTCCATGCCCATCCAGGAGTCTCAGAAGGAGGAGGCGCGGCTTGGGGAAGAGCCGGTCTACAAGCGCCGCATCACCATGACGGTCGAGGGAGCGACCAACTCCTACTACGACAACGCGGTCATGGTGATGAGCCCGTACGGCAAGCCGCTGGCACAGGCCCACGTGGGCTTCAGCGACCAGGTCGTCTTCGACAAGATGAAGGGGATGGTGCTGAAGACCCTGTTCCTGCTGGCGATCTCCCTGGTCACCTCCTTTACCCTCATCATGCTTTTCATGAAGAGATACGTGATGCAGCCGATCTCCATGCTGCTCAAAGGGGTGAAGCAGATCTCCGAGGGGGCCTTCGACACCCACATAGGAGAGGTGCAGGTCTACGAATTCAACGAGCTCGCCCGCAACGTCAATATCATGTCCCAGTTCCTGAAAAACAGGGACGCCGAGATCAAGAAGAATTACCAGGACATGGAGCGGACCTTCGACGAGCTGCAGGCCTCCTACCGCAAGCTGGAGAAGCTCTCCACCGACCTGGAGCGCTCCGAGGAGCTCTACAAGTCGCTTATGGAGGACGCAAGCGACGCCATTGTGGTGATCGGGTCCGACGAGTGCATCCGCATGGTGAACAAGATGGCGGAGGAGTTCTTCGGTTACGAGGCGAAAGAACTGGTGGGGCTGCCGCTCACCAAGATGCTCCTGCTGTTGAACATCAGCAACATCCCCAAAGTGCACCGTATCTTCCGTGAGGCGGCCGAAGGGGCGCACATCGCCGAGGAGATGCAGCTCTCCCGCAAGGAGGGGGGCGCCATGGTCGCCATGCTGCACGCCTCCAGCATCAAGAGCGGATCGGAGACCCTGGTGCAGGCCATCTTCCGCGACGTGACCCGCGAGCGCGAGATCATCCTCAACCTGGAGAAGAGCTCCGCCGATCTCGCCCGCCTGAACCGGATGAAGGACTCCTTCCTGGGGCTTGCCTCCCACGAGCTGAAGACCCCGCTTACGGTGATCATGGGGTACTCCGAGCTGATCACCACCGACCTCGCCGACAAGGTGGACAAGACCGTCCTCGAGATGGTGGTCAACATAGCCAACGCCGCGGCCCGCCTGGACAACATCATCAAGGACATGGTCGACGTCTCCATGATCGACGAAAAGCGGCTGCAGCTCAAGGTCGAGGACATCCAGCTGAACCGCCTGATCGAGGCCTCGGTCAACGAGCTTCGTTTCTTCTTCTCCATGAGAAAGCAGGAGGTGGTGCTGAACCTGGACGAGTCGCTCCCCACCATCCGCGGCGACGCGCTGCGCCTCATGCAGCTTCTTTCCAATATCCTCGGCAACGCCATCAAATTCACCCCGGACGGCGGCCGCATCACGGTCTCCAGCTCCGCCAAATACCTGCTGCGTGGCCCCTCGGGGACCGGGGAAGGGCGGGAGCACCACCTGTTCCTCGAGATCACCGTCACCGATACCGGCATCGGCATCGACCGCGAGGATCAGCTGCGCGTCTTCGACAAGTTCTACGAGGTGGGCAACATCCAGGAACATTCCAGCGGCAAGGTCGCCTTCAAGGCCAAGGGGGCCGGTCTCGGCCTCTCCATCGCCAAGGGGATCGTCGACATGCACGGCGGCGAGATCTGGGTGGAGTCCACCGGTTACAACCCCGACCGTTTCCCCGGCTCCACCTTCCATATCCTGCTCCCCGTGGCACCCGGGCTGAACGAGGGAAGCACGGACTACAGCAGGCTTTTGCGTTAA
- the gap gene encoding type I glyceraldehyde-3-phosphate dehydrogenase has protein sequence MALRVAINGFGRIGRCVLRAAAQAQDFEFVAINDLTDAKTLAHLLKYDSVHGKFPGEVSVDGDQLIVNGKAIKVLAVKNPTELPWKDLKIDIVLESTGLFTARDKAAQHLTAGAKKVIISAPATDPDLTVVLGVNDKEYDKNKHHIVSNASCTTNCLAPVAKVLQDSFGIEKGLVTTVHSYTNDQNILDLPHKDLRRARAAALSMIPTTTGAAKAVSLVLPALKGKLDGMAIRVPTPNVSVVDLVATLTKQTDAQQVNAALKAAAEGPLKGILGFCEEPLVSCDFNGNTLSSIVDASCTKVIDGNMVKVLSWYDNEMGFSTRVVGLMKIML, from the coding sequence ATGGCTTTAAGAGTAGCTATTAATGGATTCGGCCGTATAGGACGTTGTGTACTCAGAGCTGCTGCACAGGCGCAAGATTTCGAATTTGTAGCAATCAATGACCTCACCGATGCAAAAACGCTGGCGCACCTGTTAAAGTATGACTCTGTTCATGGGAAATTCCCCGGCGAGGTTTCCGTAGACGGCGATCAGCTGATCGTCAACGGCAAGGCCATCAAGGTTCTGGCGGTTAAAAATCCGACCGAACTCCCCTGGAAGGACCTCAAGATCGACATAGTGCTCGAGTCGACCGGCCTGTTCACCGCACGCGACAAGGCGGCGCAGCACCTCACCGCCGGTGCCAAGAAGGTCATCATCTCCGCACCCGCCACCGACCCCGACCTCACCGTCGTGCTCGGCGTCAACGACAAAGAATACGACAAGAACAAGCACCACATCGTCTCCAACGCCTCCTGCACCACCAACTGCCTGGCTCCGGTCGCCAAGGTGCTGCAGGACAGCTTCGGCATCGAGAAAGGCCTGGTCACCACCGTCCATTCCTACACCAACGACCAGAACATCCTGGACCTGCCGCACAAGGACCTGCGCCGCGCGCGTGCCGCCGCCCTCTCCATGATCCCGACCACCACCGGCGCCGCAAAGGCGGTGTCCCTGGTGCTCCCGGCCCTGAAAGGGAAACTCGACGGCATGGCCATCCGCGTCCCGACCCCGAACGTTTCCGTCGTCGACCTGGTGGCCACCCTCACCAAGCAGACCGACGCCCAGCAGGTGAACGCCGCGCTCAAAGCCGCCGCCGAGGGGCCGCTGAAAGGGATCCTGGGTTTCTGCGAAGAGCCGCTGGTTTCCTGCGATTTCAACGGCAACACCCTCTCCTCGATCGTCGACGCATCCTGCACCAAGGTCATCGACGGCAACATGGTGAAGGTGCTCTCCTGGTACGACAACGAGATGGGTTTCTCCACCAGGGTGGTCGGCTTGATGAAAATCATGTTGTAA
- a CDS encoding MBL fold metallo-hydrolase has product MRLSLLASGSKGNSLFLETDSCRLLIDAGLSGRETTNRLASIGVDAATLDGILVTHEHTDHIRSVGTLARRLKVPVLGSSRMLQAAHHVIGKAECIEFEAGAPFTFKGISIDPFPITHDACDPVGFRIESGEGCIGFATDLGIATRLTQEKLKGCRALVLEFNHDEQMLQDGPYPWHLKQRIRSRHGHLSNAEGANLLEELLHGDLQGVFLSHLSEVNNDPALALAAARGLLSRQNLCGPELFLGCQHQVSGVFSA; this is encoded by the coding sequence ATGAGGCTCAGCCTCTTGGCAAGTGGCAGCAAGGGGAATTCCCTGTTTCTGGAGACCGATTCCTGCCGTTTGCTGATCGATGCCGGCCTCTCCGGTCGGGAGACCACCAACCGGCTCGCCTCCATCGGCGTCGATGCCGCCACGCTGGACGGCATCCTGGTCACCCATGAGCACACCGACCACATCCGCAGCGTGGGAACGCTGGCCCGGCGCCTGAAGGTCCCGGTGCTCGGTTCGAGCCGGATGCTGCAGGCGGCGCACCACGTGATCGGCAAGGCGGAGTGCATCGAGTTCGAAGCCGGCGCACCTTTCACCTTCAAGGGGATCTCCATCGATCCCTTTCCGATCACCCATGACGCCTGCGACCCGGTCGGCTTTCGGATCGAGAGCGGCGAGGGGTGCATAGGCTTTGCCACCGACCTCGGCATCGCCACCCGGCTCACCCAGGAAAAGCTTAAGGGGTGCCGCGCGCTGGTGCTGGAATTCAACCACGATGAGCAGATGCTCCAGGACGGGCCGTACCCCTGGCACCTCAAGCAGCGCATCCGCTCCCGCCACGGGCACCTCTCCAACGCGGAGGGGGCGAACCTTCTTGAGGAACTTCTGCATGGCGACCTGCAGGGGGTCTTTCTCTCCCATCTCTCCGAGGTGAACAACGATCCGGCGCTGGCGCTTGCCGCCGCGCGCGGACTTTTGAGCCGCCAGAACCTGTGCGGCCCCGAACTCTTCCTGGGGTGCCAGCACCAGGTAAGCGGCGTATTCTCAGCGTGA